TGGGTACTTGTCTTTTATGGTTACGTTATTGATTCCACGATAATCAATACATAACCGCATGCTTCcgtctttcttctttacaaatAGAACGGGTGCTCCCCATGGTGATGAACTAGGACGTATGAAACCCTTGTCTAACAAATCAGCTAACTGCTGCTTCAACTCGGCGAGTTCTGCTGGTGCCATTCGGTATGGTGCCTTTGCTATTGCAGCTGATCCGGGTTCTAAGGTTATACTAAAGGGGTTACTCCTAGACGGCGGCAATCCCTCTAATGCCTTAAACACGTCCTCATATTCTCTGACTACTGGTATTTCTTCCATGTTCTGCTCTTTCTCGTCTTCTACTAGTCCAGCAACTAAGGTCACTAAGTATACTTCTTCACCCTTCTCCAAAAGGTTTTCAATTCTCAATGCTGACACTAATGACGCTCCATCACTTGGTACTATGCCATGGTAAGCTAAAGGgggttgggtatctctctcGAAAACAATCTTCCCTCGACCACAATCAAGGTGAGCTCGGTAACTTGACAGCCAATCCATCCCTAAGATTACCTCGTACCTCTCTAAGGGGAGAACTAACAAATCAGCCGAAAAACCATATCTTGGATAATGATTGGAACTCTTAGAATACAGCCTTCAgtttcaagaacttgatctccggGAGTTAGAACGGGAATGGATAAATTCACCTTAGTGAATTCTCCATCGAATTGGGATGCTACTTCGGGAGctacaaaactatgtgttgctcCTGAATCGAAAAGGATGTGGGCGGATATTCCACCCACAAGCAAAGTCCCTGACAATAATTGACTTTACCGTCAATTACTTACTCAACcacttttataatatttttatatcactaattcacaaatcaattatttttttatttttaataatttatgcaATACTCAATCGGATAAGAAAACAATCCTGAAATCGGACCCTGAGGTGGTCCGGATGGTCCTGGTAACTCTAAAGCGTAAGCCCTACCAGCAGTGGCTTGACGCTTAGCAGGAGGTAAGGGTAAAGGTGGGTTAACTGGTCTGGCGGGTCGAGCACTCGAAACAACAGGCTGAGCAAGATGAGTGCGTGGACATGATGTCGCATAATGTCCTCGCTCTCCACACGTGAAACAAGTGATGTGAGATGGTACAGCCGGTTGGAACTGTCCCACGGTCGGACAATCCCTCCTAACATGGCCCAGCTGGCCACAAGTGAAACAAGTCGGGGTTCTAGGTCTAGAACCTCCAGAACGACCTCCCCGAAAAGCTCTACCTCCTCGTCCTCGCTGCATAGCAGAATGCGGCTGAGGCTGGAACGGAACAGATGGACGTCTAGGTTGTGCGGCATTGCTAGAAGAAGCTCTCTCAGCAGCAATGGCCTCCTCAACGTTCACAGCACGCTCAACAAGATCAGCAAGCCGATGAAACTCTACTGCCTCAAGTCTGCTCCTGATATATGGGTTAAGTCCTCGAAGGAACTTACGGATAATCATCATCTCGTCCTCTCGACCATAGTGGACATACTTCCTGAGACGGGTGAACTCTGCCTCATACTTCCTAACAGATAATCCTCCCTGAACTAGCTCCATGAATTTAATCTCCAATCGATCACGGGCTTCCGGTGGGAAGTACTTTCGAACGAACGCTGTACGAAGTCAGCCCAACTCAGATTGAAGTCTCCAAAGTTCCTCTCTACGCATAACCACCAACTGATGGCGTCCTTCTCTAAATAGTAAACAGCCACGTCTTTTTTAAATTCTTCCGGACAACGGGTTGCAGCAAAGTTCTGCTCGAGATTGTGAAGCCACGCATCAGCTTCAAAGGGATCAGTGCCTCCCTGGTAATGCTTCGTCCCCAAGTTCTTCATAATCATGACTATCTTCAGGAAGTCCGGGTGAGAAGTGGTAGGTACTGGAGCTGGCTGAGCACGCTGTGCTTCTCGCTGTGCATTCAATGCTTGATATTGCAAATTCACCATCTCAGCcatcagttccagaagtgctaTCATAGCTGGATCGGTTGGCGCTGGTTGAGGTTGTGCTGCCGGAATAGGTGCGGCAGGGGCCGGTGGAATATGAGCAGCAGGAGCTGGTGGAATATCAGCGGCAGGAGCTGCGGGATGATCTCCATGCACTGGACTATCGTGTACCACATCCACCTCGATGTCCATAAAGTATGGGTCTGGAGACAAAGGAATGTGCTCTGGTGTCTGATCATATGACCCTTCAGACGGGTCAGTCTCAAAGCTAGAGCCTGAAGGTGTAGCCTCAAAGCTAGGAGTCAGAAGTGGTGCCGGAGTAGATGCGGCGAGGAGTCTGAAGATGATGAAATAGGTATCGGTAGATAATGTCCACCACGATGTGCCTGTCTCGGTGGCATCTGCAACAAAAGATCATGGTAAGTTTCTACCCAGGTCTATCAATTCCTAAAAGAAGGAACAAACCAGCATATCCTAATTATCCTTGCGACACATTTTTGACTCGAAAGTTTtttgaaacaagtcccattctagcatcgtataacaatgctctgataccacctttgtgacacccccgatcgtagataaccgaaaatgacacggtcgatgttccctgatggtcgac
The DNA window shown above is from Brassica napus cultivar Da-Ae unplaced genomic scaffold, Da-Ae ScsIHWf_1857;HRSCAF=2494, whole genome shotgun sequence and carries:
- the LOC125599496 gene encoding uncharacterized protein LOC125599496, producing ATETGTSWWTLSTDTYFIIFRLLAASTPAPLLTPSFEATPSGSSFETDPSEGSYDQTPEHIPLSPDPYFMDIEVDVVHDSPVHGDHPAAPAADIPPAPAAHIPPAPAAPIPAAQPQPAPTDPAMIALLELMAEMVNLQYQALNAQREAQRAQPAPVPTTSHPDFLKIVMIMKNLGTKHYQGGTDPFEADAWLHNLEQNFAATRCPEEFKKDVAVYYLEKDAITFVRKYFPPEARDRLEIKFMELVQGGLSVRKYEAEFTRLRKYVHYGREDEMMIIRKFLRGLNPYIRSRLEAVEFHRLADLVERAVNVEEAIAAERASSSNAAQPRRPSVPFQPQPHSAMQRGRGGRAFRGGRSGGSRPRTPTCFTCGQLGHVRRDCPTVGQFQPAVPSHITCFTCGERGHYATSCPRTHLAQPVVSSARPARPVNPPLPLPPAKRQATAGRAYALELPGPSGPPQGTLLVGGISAHILFDSGATHSFVAPEVASQFDGEFTKVNLSIPVLTPGDQVLETEGFLPLERYEVILGMDWLSSYRAHLDCGRGKIVFERDTQPPLAYHGIVPSDGASLVSALRIENLLEKGEEVYLVTLVAGLVEDEKEQNMEEIPVVREYEDVFKALEGLPPSRSNPFSITLEPGSAAIAKAPYRMAPAELAELKQQLADLLDKGFIRPSSSPWGAPVLFVKKKDGSMRLCIDYRGINNVTIKDKYPLPRIDELLDQLQGASLFSKIDLASGYHQIPISETDIMKTAFRTRYGHFEFVVMPFGLTKAPAAFMRLMNEVFRDYLDEFVIIFIDDILIYSRSAEEHERHLRLVLERLRDQKLFAKLSKCRFWKREVGFLGHRVSEEGVAVDPENIAAIKEWPHPTSVTEIRSFLGLDGYYRKFVQAFASISKPLTRLTGKGIAYEWSIETEKAFESCVLMQEDKVIAYASKQLRKHEVNYLTHDLEMAAVIFALRIWRSYLYGEKIQVFTDHKSLKYLFTQPDLNLRQRRRMEFVADYDMQILYHPGKANVVADALSRRKVDVDVEKNSRTWKRNSR